A stretch of DNA from Candidatus Rokuibacteriota bacterium:
CCTCGGCGAGGGGCTCCTCACGACCGAGGCCTGCGCAGAGATGGAGGCCCGGGTGGAGCGCGAGGTGACGGCAGCGGTGGGATTCGCTCGCCAGAGCCCGTTCCGCGACCCCGCCGAGGCCTTCGAGGACCTGTGGGCATGACGGCCGGGGGGCGCGCCTTCGACCGGAGGCTGTTCAGGGCGGGCGGCGCGGTGCCTCCGGAAGAGCGCGGGTGGCCGAGCTTCCGGGGGGCGATCAACGAGGCCATGCGCGAGGAGATGCGGCGGGACCCCTCGGTGTTCCAGATGGGCGAGGACATCGCCGGCGCCCCGCCCTTCGGCGTGACCACGGGCCTCGCCGCCGAGTTCGGCCCCGAGCGCGTCCGCGACACCCCCTGCTCCGAGGTGGCGGTGGTGGGCGCGGCGGTCGGGGCGGCCATCGGCGGCATGCGCCCCGTCGTCGAGTTCCAGTTCGGCGACTTCCTCTCCGTCGCCGTGGACCAGCTGACGCATCAGGCCGCCATGCTCCGCTATCTCACCGGCGGCCAGGTCAAGGTGCCTCTCGTGCTCCGCCTCCCCTGCGGCGGCGGTCAGGGCGCAGGATCGCAGCACTCCCAGGCCCTCTACTCGTGGTTCGCGCATGCGCCGGGGATCAAGGTGGCGCTGCCCGCGACCTCCGCCGAGGCCAAGGGCCTGATGCGGGCGGCCATCCGGGACGATAACCCCGTCCTCTTCTTCGAGCACAAGATGCTCTACCGGACGCGCTGGCCTGTCCCGCCCGAGTTCAAGGACCCC
This window harbors:
- a CDS encoding alpha-ketoacid dehydrogenase subunit beta is translated as MTAGGRAFDRRLFRAGGAVPPEERGWPSFRGAINEAMREEMRRDPSVFQMGEDIAGAPPFGVTTGLAAEFGPERVRDTPCSEVAVVGAAVGAAIGGMRPVVEFQFGDFLSVAVDQLTHQAAMLRYLTGGQVKVPLVLRLPCGGGQGAGSQHSQALYSWFAHAPGIKVALPATSAEAKGLMRAAIRDDNPVLFFEHKMLYRTRWPVPPEFKDPDYLIPFGRAAVRRAGGDVTVVATLVALHHALAAAEALAREGISAEVIDPRTLVPLDGDTIVDSVRKTGRLLVVDEAYLTCSIQSEIIALVTERAFGALRAAPRRLGNPGVPVPFPPPLEDVVLPGPAAIAAAIRDMVAW